The Prevotella fusca JCM 17724 genome includes a window with the following:
- a CDS encoding RHS repeat domain-containing protein, whose product MERTMKYDNISCPVHQRVRHNGRTLLDKSYVWGDNLRLQRTLDTINGRSVRCDYDAFGSLSGAVYGDGSRQWRNPDLMGNVYDSPDRTDRSYARGGQLREDRKWRYYYDSHGNLVLKTMRRTGPSRNAEMREEFLAWQSGDYAYTWQGNGMLRSVTRPDGKTVTFRYDALGRRIEKVSDGRVYRYLWDGDVILHEWEYAEADRPNTVVTETGEVTLDRPEPVENLITWVYDGGSYVPTAKIVGDKHYSIISDYIGRPVQAYDEKGNIVWQADYDIYGNVRNLHGSRNFIPFRQLGQYEDEETGLYYNRFRYYDPRIGNYISQDPIRLMGNNPTLYGYVGDCNKWTDMFGLDMLALPAPTGKNPWGSGEIVSTTIPKGGLDVEMAMSPG is encoded by the coding sequence GTGGAGCGTACAATGAAGTATGACAATATCAGCTGCCCTGTACATCAGCGTGTCCGTCATAATGGGCGAACGCTGCTTGACAAGTCATACGTCTGGGGTGATAATCTCCGTCTTCAACGGACGCTTGATACAATAAACGGCAGGAGTGTCCGTTGCGATTATGATGCCTTCGGTTCTCTGTCGGGTGCTGTGTATGGTGACGGCAGCCGTCAGTGGCGCAACCCGGACCTGATGGGTAACGTGTACGACAGCCCCGACCGTACGGACAGGAGCTATGCCCGTGGCGGACAGTTGCGTGAGGACAGGAAGTGGCGGTATTATTACGACAGCCATGGCAACCTTGTGCTCAAGACCATGCGCAGGACGGGACCATCCCGTAATGCGGAGATGCGGGAAGAGTTCCTTGCATGGCAGAGCGGTGACTATGCCTACACGTGGCAGGGTAATGGTATGCTCAGGAGCGTAACACGACCTGACGGCAAGACCGTTACGTTCAGGTATGACGCTTTAGGCAGACGCATTGAGAAGGTCTCTGACGGACGTGTGTACCGCTACCTCTGGGATGGTGATGTCATCCTGCATGAGTGGGAGTATGCCGAGGCTGACCGTCCGAATACGGTTGTTACCGAGACTGGTGAGGTCACACTCGACAGACCAGAACCAGTTGAGAATCTCATCACGTGGGTTTACGACGGTGGCAGCTACGTTCCTACTGCCAAGATTGTTGGTGACAAACATTACAGCATCATCAGTGACTACATCGGTCGTCCTGTCCAAGCATACGATGAAAAAGGTAATATCGTCTGGCAGGCAGACTATGACATCTATGGTAACGTCCGCAATCTCCACGGCAGCAGGAACTTTATCCCCTTCCGCCAGTTAGGACAGTATGAGGACGAGGAGACTGGGCTCTATTACAACCGCTTCCGCTATTATGACCCAAGGATAGGTAATTACATCAGCCAAGACCCGATAAGGTTGATGGGTAATAACCCTACGCTATATGGGTATGTGGGGGATTGTAATAAGTGGACTGACATGTTTGGATTAGATATGCTAGCATTGCCAGCTCCTACTGGGAAAAATCCTTGGGGAAGTGGAGAAATAGTATCTACTACTATACCTAAAGGAGGCTTAGATGTAGAAATGGCTATGTCTCCAGGATAA
- a CDS encoding RHS repeat domain-containing protein gives MQYDNVGRPAHQRVCHNGRTLLGKSYVWGDNLRLLRTLDTINSRSVRYDYDAFGSLSGAVYGDGSRQWRNPDAMGNVYDNPDRTDRSYARGGQLREDRKWRYYYDSHGNLVLKTMRRMGPSHNAEAQDEFLQWQSGDYAYTWQGNGMLRSVTRPDGKTVTFRYDALGRRIEKVFDGRVYRYLWDGDVILHEWEYAEADRPNTVVTETGEVTLDRPEPVENLITWVYDSDSYVPTAKIVGDRHYSIVSDYIGRPVQAYDEKGNIVWQADYDIYGNVRNLHGSRKFIPFRQLGQYEDDETGLYYNRFRYYDARIGNYINQDPIRLGGGNPTLYGYVIDTNVWIDEFGLYSDLLGTGMGHHLIPRSVAKKLDLTNFLKQTLLRGILILLREPQHYIKNCMQNLSKKEFHSMVLNSQEQ, from the coding sequence ATGCAGTATGACAATGTCGGCCGCCCTGCACATCAGCGTGTCTGTCACAATGGGCGGACGTTGCTTGGCAAGTCATACGTCTGGGGTGATAATCTCCGTCTTCTACGGACGCTTGATACAATAAACAGCAGGAGTGTCCGTTACGATTATGATGCCTTCGGTTCTCTGTCAGGGGCTGTGTATGGTGACGGCAGCCGTCAGTGGCGTAACCCGGATGCAATGGGTAACGTGTATGACAACCCCGACCGTACGGACAGAAGTTATGCCCGTGGTGGACAGCTGCGTGAGGACAGGAAGTGGCGGTATTATTATGACAGCCATGGCAACCTTGTGCTGAAGACCATGCGCAGGATGGGACCATCGCATAATGCGGAGGCGCAGGATGAGTTCCTTCAATGGCAGAGCGGCGACTATGCCTATACGTGGCAGGGAAACGGTATGCTTAGGAGTGTAACGAGGCCGGACGGAAAGACCGTTACGTTCAGGTATGACGCTTTAGGCAGACGCATTGAGAAGGTCTTTGACGGTCGTGTGTACCGCTACCTCTGGGATGGCGATGTCATCCTGCATGAGTGGGAGTATGCCGAGGCTGACCGCCCGAATACAGTTGTCACCGAGACAGGTGAGGTCACACTCGACCGACCAGAACCTGTTGAGAATCTCATCACGTGGGTTTACGACAGTGACAGCTACGTCCCTACTGCCAAGATTGTTGGTGACAGGCATTACAGCATCGTCAGTGACTACATCGGTCGTCCTGTCCAAGCATACGATGAAAAAGGTAATATCGTCTGGCAGGCTGACTATGACATCTATGGTAACGTCCGCAACCTCCACGGCAGTAGGAAGTTCATTCCTTTCCGCCAGTTAGGTCAGTACGAGGACGATGAAACAGGACTGTATTACAACAGGTTCAGATATTATGACGCGAGGATTGGTAATTATATCAACCAAGACCCTATAAGGTTAGGAGGAGGAAATCCGACGCTGTATGGGTATGTGATAGATACTAATGTCTGGATAGACGAATTTGGGTTATATTCTGATTTATTAGGAACTGGTATGGGGCATCATCTAATCCCACGATCTGTTGCAAAGAAGTTGGACCTTACCAATTTTCTCAAACAAACTCTATTGCGTGGTATCCTAATACTGCTGCGGGAACCTCAACATTACATCAAAAATTGCATGCAAAACTTATCGAAGAAGGAGTTCCATTCCATGGTTCTAAATTCTCAGGAACAGTAG
- a CDS encoding RHS repeat domain-containing protein: protein MLGDESVENLVTWVYEEGSYVPVAKLQNGERYTIISDYMGRPVEAYDSYGTVVWQADYDIYGDLRNIKGIRDFIPFRQLGQYEDDETRLYYNRFRYYDPRIGNYISQDPIRLMGNNPTLYGYIRDSNLWVDVFGLEVLFRGMKQNNNVPLIGNTADKLGVRPNVDIKVVDGKVYPNSGGMSVNTSITNIPPHRKPIEFGGTQKGSSMFQIDSDNLGDLLMFKPDKNGTHGVIEPARSMTLEEYQEALNDLQNKFKTYV from the coding sequence ATGCTGGGCGATGAGTCAGTAGAGAACCTTGTCACGTGGGTATATGAGGAAGGTTCATACGTGCCTGTGGCAAAGCTGCAGAACGGTGAACGCTATACGATCATCAGCGACTATATGGGTCGCCCCGTGGAAGCGTATGACAGCTATGGTACTGTTGTCTGGCAAGCCGACTACGACATCTACGGTGACCTCCGAAACATAAAAGGCATCCGTGACTTCATCCCCTTCCGCCAGTTAGGACAGTATGAGGACGATGAGACTCGCCTCTACTACAACAGATTCAGATATTATGACCCGAGGATTGGTAATTACATCAGCCAGGACCCGATAAGGTTGATGGGTAATAACCCTACACTGTATGGGTATATCAGAGATTCAAATCTCTGGGTGGATGTGTTTGGTTTGGAGGTCTTGTTTAGGGGAATGAAACAAAATAATAATGTCCCTTTAATAGGGAACACTGCAGACAAATTAGGTGTTAGACCAAATGTTGACATAAAAGTTGTTGATGGAAAAGTTTATCCTAATAGCGGTGGGATGTCTGTAAATACAAGTATCACTAATATTCCCCCTCATAGAAAGCCGATAGAATTTGGAGGTACACAAAAGGGTTCCTCAATGTTTCAAATAGACTCAGATAATTTAGGTGACCTCTTGATGTTTAAGCCTGATAAAAATGGTACGCATGGTGTTATAGAGCCTGCAAGATCAATGACACTGGAAGAATACCAAGAAGCATTAAATGATTTACAGAATAAATTCAAAACATATGTTTAA
- a CDS encoding RHS repeat domain-containing protein gives MLGDEPVENLVTWVYEEGSYVPVAKLQNGERYTIISDYMGRPVEAYDSYGTVVWQADYDIYGDLRNIKGIRDFIPFRQLGQYEDDETRLYYNRFRYYDPRIGNYISQDPIRLAGNNPTLYGYVGDLNMWADVFGLYDTVIFSKEKVIKQVTIKMQGSRDWDFREANKKSKILGKRGKATINAHREVYGEVTWHHATYNPDDNTAVMQLVKRADHEASLPHEGSVSQFEQKTGFKYESDEAKDAAKKLNSKDTGIKIECKS, from the coding sequence ATGTTAGGCGATGAGCCGGTAGAGAACCTTGTCACGTGGGTATATGAGGAAGGCTCATACGTTCCTGTGGCAAAGCTGCAGAACGGCGAACGCTATACGATCATCAGCGACTATATGGGTCGCCCCGTGGAAGCGTATGACAGCTATGGTACTGTTGTCTGGCAGGCCGATTATGACATCTACGGTGACCTCCGAAACATAAAAGGCATCCGTGATTTCATTCCCTTCCGCCAGTTAGGGCAGTACGAGGACGACGAGACTCGCCTCTACTACAACAGGTTCAGATATTACGACCCGAGGATTGGTAATTACATCAGCCAAGACCCGATAAGGCTGGCAGGAAATAACCCGACACTGTATGGGTACGTGGGGGATTTAAATATGTGGGCTGATGTATTTGGGTTGTATGACACTGTCATTTTTTCAAAAGAAAAAGTGATAAAACAAGTTACCATAAAAATGCAGGGAAGTCGTGATTGGGATTTTAGGGAAGCAAATAAAAAATCGAAAATATTAGGGAAAAGAGGAAAGGCAACAATTAATGCGCATAGAGAGGTTTATGGTGAAGTAACATGGCATCATGCTACCTATAATCCTGATGACAATACAGCTGTAATGCAGTTAGTCAAGCGGGCAGACCATGAGGCTTCTCTTCCTCATGAAGGATCTGTTAGCCAATTTGAACAAAAAACAGGTTTTAAATATGAAAGTGATGAGGCTAAAGATGCTGCTAAGAAATTAAATAGTAAAGATACAGGAATAAAAATAGAATGTAAAAGTTAA
- a CDS encoding RHS repeat domain-containing protein, producing MTKSSSCILQRSSVHGKGGRILRDRHYDYLYDVEGNLILKTPRRGLTRHQNHEVSEESGTHIAWQTGDYAYEWYGNGMLKEVRLPYGKTVRFEYDALGRRTAKPFNGHVFRYLWDGNVMV from the coding sequence ATGACTAAATCTAGTTCTTGCATCCTACAGCGTTCAAGCGTACACGGCAAGGGCGGCAGGATTCTCCGTGACCGCCATTATGACTATCTCTATGACGTAGAGGGCAACCTCATATTGAAGACTCCACGCCGTGGACTGACACGGCATCAGAACCACGAGGTGTCGGAGGAAAGTGGCACGCATATTGCCTGGCAGACAGGTGACTATGCCTATGAGTGGTATGGCAACGGAATGCTCAAGGAGGTGCGGCTTCCCTACGGCAAGACCGTCCGCTTCGAGTATGATGCCCTTGGGCGTCGTACAGCAAAACCCTTCAACGGTCACGTCTTCCGCTATCTCTGGGACGGGAACGTGATGGTGTAG